A portion of the Candidatus Zixiibacteriota bacterium genome contains these proteins:
- a CDS encoding 50S ribosomal protein L11 methyltransferase, whose amino-acid sequence MNSADGDTMFIEVRVTVDHEVVDALCDIIIENFSPGLILEDEEDSSVTTIKFYHPGSDADEYLRRVSAFLSRLPAFQTARTAEIRSRTVSSVDWEQQYRDSIESIGIEPGIVVRPPWQEPIGSALYDIVVEPKMAFGTGRHETTRCCLKVIAERFQPGWRFLDLGCGSGILSILADKLSASFIKGIDYDPEAVDNCRENFQLNNVAAPFEILLGSIELCRFDPPYQFVCVNIIKETILEMLPTLKDLTADDGIVLLAGLLARDQAEVRASFSKVGLVELATVADNEWLTFVLKKESA is encoded by the coding sequence ATGAACTCGGCCGATGGTGACACCATGTTCATTGAGGTCAGGGTGACCGTTGACCACGAGGTGGTGGATGCACTGTGCGACATTATCATCGAAAACTTCTCCCCGGGATTGATTCTTGAGGACGAGGAAGATTCCTCCGTGACGACAATCAAGTTCTATCACCCGGGATCGGATGCCGATGAGTACCTCAGACGGGTGAGTGCGTTTCTTAGTCGTTTGCCGGCCTTCCAGACAGCCCGCACGGCGGAGATCAGAAGCCGCACGGTGTCCAGTGTTGACTGGGAGCAGCAGTACCGCGACTCGATTGAGTCTATCGGCATCGAGCCGGGCATCGTTGTCCGGCCACCTTGGCAGGAGCCGATCGGGTCAGCGTTGTATGACATCGTTGTAGAACCAAAAATGGCTTTTGGTACCGGACGTCATGAGACTACTCGTTGCTGTCTAAAAGTTATAGCCGAACGTTTCCAACCGGGATGGCGATTTCTGGACCTTGGATGTGGTTCGGGGATACTCTCGATTCTGGCCGATAAGTTGAGCGCGTCGTTTATCAAAGGGATCGATTACGATCCCGAAGCCGTGGACAACTGCCGCGAGAACTTTCAGCTAAACAACGTCGCCGCACCTTTTGAGATTCTGTTGGGTTCCATTGAACTCTGCCGATTCGATCCGCCCTATCAGTTTGTCTGCGTGAACATCATCAAAGAGACGATTCTGGAGATGCTCCCAACCCTGAAAGACCTTACTGCCGACGACGGCATTGTTCTCCTGGCCGGACTCCTGGCGCGGGATCAGGCTGAAGTGAGAGCGAGCTTTTCAAAGGTCGGCTTAGTTGAGCTGGCCACCGTGGCCGATAACGAATGGCTGACCTTTGTCCTGAAGAAGGAGTCGGCGTGA
- the dnaK gene encoding molecular chaperone DnaK, whose amino-acid sequence MGKIIGIDLGTTNSCVAVMEGQDPVVIPNLEGARTTPSIVAFAKDGERLVGAAAKRQAVTNPENTVFSIKRFMGRNHNEVSSEEKMVPYEVTENESGAVIVGAGGAKHSPPEISAMILRSMKQAAESYLGEDVTQAVITVPAYFNDAQRQATKDAGKIAGLEVERIINEPTAASLAYGLQKEGNHKIVVYDLGGGTFDVSILDIGDGVFEVLATNGDTHLGGDDFDQAVIDWMAEEFLKSNGIDLRKDRMALQRLKEAAEKAKIELSTTMQTNINLPFVTADQSGPKHLDLTLTRAKFEQLTESLIARSVEPCKAALADSKLSQSDINEVVLVGGMTRMPKVIELVKELFGREPHKGVNPDEVVAIGAAIQGGILAGEMGDKNIVLLDVTPLSLGIETLGGVMTRLIDRNTTIPTTKSQIFSTAADNQPAVSIHVLQGERTTAIDNRTLGRFDLVGIPQAPRGVPQIEVTFDIDKNGIVHVSAKDKATGQEQSIKIEVSSGLSDEEIDKMVNDAEVHAEEDKQREELVKARNEADQFVYSTEKTLKEHGDKVSEDEKKAIEEKMQALKDALGGDNLETINKAKEELMTASHKLAEEMYKEAQAEQAAQGGGEASPGAEDAGSSEEKPAEDPTSDAVDADFEVVDEDKK is encoded by the coding sequence GTGGGTAAGATAATTGGAATCGATTTGGGCACAACCAATTCCTGTGTGGCCGTGATGGAGGGACAGGACCCGGTCGTGATCCCGAATCTGGAAGGTGCGCGCACGACCCCGTCTATCGTAGCTTTTGCCAAAGACGGCGAGCGGCTGGTCGGTGCGGCGGCTAAACGTCAGGCGGTGACCAATCCTGAGAACACGGTGTTCTCGATTAAACGATTCATGGGCCGCAACCACAACGAGGTCAGTTCAGAAGAAAAGATGGTTCCTTACGAGGTGACCGAAAACGAATCGGGTGCGGTGATAGTCGGGGCCGGTGGCGCCAAGCATTCACCGCCTGAGATATCGGCCATGATTCTCAGGTCGATGAAGCAGGCGGCCGAGAGCTATCTGGGCGAAGATGTTACCCAGGCCGTCATCACGGTGCCCGCCTATTTCAACGATGCCCAGCGTCAAGCTACCAAGGATGCCGGAAAGATCGCCGGTCTTGAAGTCGAGCGTATCATCAATGAGCCGACCGCTGCATCTCTGGCTTATGGACTCCAGAAAGAAGGCAACCACAAGATCGTTGTGTATGATTTGGGTGGTGGTACTTTCGACGTTTCGATTCTGGACATCGGTGATGGTGTCTTCGAAGTTCTGGCCACCAACGGCGATACTCATCTGGGTGGTGACGATTTCGATCAGGCTGTGATTGACTGGATGGCTGAGGAGTTTTTGAAGTCGAACGGTATCGACCTGCGCAAGGATCGCATGGCCTTACAGCGTCTCAAGGAAGCTGCGGAAAAGGCCAAGATAGAACTATCGACAACCATGCAGACCAATATCAACCTGCCGTTCGTCACCGCCGATCAGTCGGGACCCAAGCATCTGGACCTGACCTTGACGCGCGCCAAGTTCGAACAGTTGACCGAGAGTTTGATAGCACGATCGGTCGAACCGTGCAAAGCAGCCCTGGCCGATTCCAAGTTGTCTCAATCGGACATTAACGAAGTGGTATTGGTCGGTGGCATGACTCGCATGCCCAAAGTGATCGAATTGGTTAAAGAACTATTCGGGCGTGAACCGCACAAAGGTGTCAACCCGGACGAAGTGGTGGCTATCGGTGCCGCCATTCAGGGTGGTATCCTGGCCGGTGAGATGGGTGACAAGAATATCGTTTTACTCGATGTTACGCCTTTGTCGCTGGGGATCGAAACGCTGGGCGGCGTTATGACTCGATTGATCGACCGCAACACGACCATCCCGACGACCAAGTCGCAGATATTCTCGACGGCCGCCGACAATCAACCGGCCGTATCCATTCACGTTCTGCAGGGTGAGCGCACCACTGCTATCGACAATCGTACTCTGGGACGGTTTGATCTGGTCGGTATCCCACAAGCGCCGCGCGGCGTGCCGCAGATTGAAGTGACTTTCGATATCGACAAGAACGGCATCGTGCATGTCTCGGCCAAAGACAAAGCGACCGGCCAGGAACAGTCGATCAAAATCGAAGTGTCATCCGGGCTTTCCGATGAGGAAATCGACAAGATGGTCAATGACGCCGAGGTCCATGCCGAAGAGGACAAGCAGCGCGAGGAGTTGGTGAAAGCCCGCAACGAGGCGGATCAATTTGTTTACAGCACCGAGAAAACGCTCAAAGAGCATGGCGACAAGGTCTCCGAGGATGAGAAGAAGGCCATCGAAGAGAAAATGCAGGCTCTCAAAGATGCCCTGGGCGGCGACAACCTTGAGACGATCAACAAAGCCAAGGAAGAACTGATGACCGCGTCACACAAACTGGCTGAGGAGATGTACAAGGAAGCTCAGGCCGAGCAAGCCGCCCAAGGGGGTGGCGAGGCTTCTCCCGGGGCTGAGGATGCAGGGTCCAGCGAAGAAAAGCCGGCTGAAGATCCGACCTCCGATGCCGTGGACGCCGACTTTGAAGTGGTCGATGAGGACAAGAAGTAG
- the hrcA gene encoding heat-inducible transcriptional repressor HrcA, giving the protein MAFEHLSEREKQVLYNLITHYIQSADPVGSRVIANRFTMGLSSATIRNTLQDLEELGLVEQPHTSAGRIPTDLGYRVYVDFLLKPDQLSAKEKLVIRDAVLKEGRGVDAILGQTCKVLGDITRELGVSIAPRFDEGVLKRLQLVPISDERIMVIVVVKSGLARSVIIEIQAAISETSLRQVEAVLNERLCGLTLGDIRRTITDRLADVAEGGRLVKLLLDSKDRIWTDLDPDGIHVAGADHLLQQPEFADIAKISELMRVLENGSLISDFLKEAHDSGLVIVIGQENKYADVINCSLVATSYRVGKVTGAIGIIGPTRMPYSKLVSVVEYTAKTITQVLSGIDQEKDQ; this is encoded by the coding sequence ATGGCGTTTGAACACTTAAGTGAACGTGAAAAACAGGTTCTGTACAACCTGATAACGCACTACATCCAGTCTGCCGACCCGGTTGGCTCGCGCGTGATTGCCAACCGGTTTACCATGGGCTTGTCGTCGGCCACTATCAGGAATACTTTGCAGGACCTCGAAGAACTGGGTCTGGTGGAGCAGCCGCATACTTCGGCCGGACGGATACCGACCGATCTGGGTTATCGCGTCTATGTCGACTTTCTTTTGAAGCCGGATCAGCTTTCGGCCAAAGAAAAACTGGTGATTCGTGACGCCGTCCTCAAAGAAGGGCGCGGGGTGGATGCTATTCTCGGCCAGACCTGCAAAGTACTGGGTGACATTACGCGCGAATTGGGCGTGTCGATTGCGCCGCGGTTCGATGAAGGCGTGCTCAAGCGGCTTCAGTTGGTACCGATTAGCGACGAGCGGATCATGGTGATCGTTGTTGTCAAATCCGGCTTGGCCCGAAGTGTTATCATTGAGATACAGGCGGCTATCTCCGAGACATCGCTGCGCCAGGTTGAGGCGGTGCTCAACGAGCGCCTGTGTGGTTTGACACTGGGTGATATTCGTAGGACCATTACCGATCGATTGGCCGATGTGGCCGAGGGTGGCCGTTTGGTGAAACTGCTTTTGGATTCAAAAGACAGAATCTGGACCGACCTCGATCCCGACGGCATCCATGTGGCCGGCGCCGATCATCTTTTGCAGCAACCGGAGTTTGCGGATATAGCAAAGATTTCAGAATTGATGCGAGTACTGGAAAACGGCAGCCTGATTTCTGATTTCTTGAAAGAGGCTCATGATTCAGGTTTGGTTATAGTGATCGGGCAGGAAAACAAATACGCCGATGTTATAAACTGCTCGCTGGTGGCCACGTCGTATCGCGTCGGCAAAGTTACCGGCGCCATCGGCATTATCGGACCGACCCGGATGCCGTACTCCAAACTGGTTTCGGTGGTCGAGTACACGGCCAAGACAATCACCCAGGTACTTTCCGGAATTGACCAAGAGAAGGATCAATAA
- the dnaJ gene encoding molecular chaperone DnaJ, translating to MAQRDYYEILGVDRGASDSDIKSAYRKLALQYHPDRNPNDSSAEDRFKEATQAYEVLKDPQKRQTYDQFGHAGLGQGGAGYEGFGGFDIGDALRAFMRDFGGGGGGGGSIFDDLFGMGGGGGRRSNRGEDLRARMELTLEEIATGCEKSIRVKRLKRCDPCGGSGVAAGSTRNTCPQCKGAGRVRTLSRTFLGTIQQVTTCNQCRGAGEIISEPCSTCRGEGRVRGNSTVNIKVPPGVSGGNYMMVENMGNAAAQNGEPGDLIAVFEEKPHEYFTRHGDNMVCDKTISFTTAALGGSIRVPTLESEANLRIPAGTQSGKVMRLRGKGIPHLHRGGRGDLLVRITVWVPTKLSAEDKQILEGLARSESMAPPEGNKSFFDKLRETLGV from the coding sequence ATGGCCCAGCGCGACTATTACGAAATACTGGGTGTCGACCGCGGCGCTTCCGATAGCGACATCAAGTCGGCCTATCGCAAGTTGGCCCTTCAGTATCATCCGGACCGCAATCCGAACGACAGCTCGGCCGAAGATAGATTCAAGGAAGCCACCCAGGCCTACGAGGTCCTCAAGGATCCACAAAAACGTCAGACCTACGATCAGTTCGGTCATGCCGGGTTGGGCCAGGGCGGCGCAGGCTACGAGGGATTCGGCGGCTTTGACATAGGCGATGCGCTAAGAGCTTTCATGCGCGACTTCGGCGGCGGCGGGGGCGGCGGCGGATCGATATTCGATGATCTATTCGGTATGGGTGGCGGCGGAGGTCGACGCAGCAACCGCGGCGAAGACCTGCGGGCAAGGATGGAACTTACGCTCGAAGAGATTGCCACCGGTTGTGAGAAGTCAATCCGGGTCAAGAGGCTTAAACGGTGTGACCCTTGCGGCGGCTCCGGAGTTGCCGCCGGGTCGACACGGAACACCTGCCCGCAGTGCAAGGGTGCCGGCCGCGTGCGGACGCTCAGCAGAACATTCCTGGGGACCATTCAACAAGTCACCACCTGCAATCAATGTCGTGGCGCCGGGGAGATAATCTCCGAACCATGTTCCACCTGCCGAGGTGAAGGACGGGTCAGGGGAAATTCGACGGTGAATATCAAAGTGCCGCCCGGCGTCTCCGGGGGCAACTATATGATGGTCGAAAACATGGGCAACGCCGCTGCTCAGAACGGCGAGCCGGGCGATCTCATCGCGGTGTTCGAGGAAAAACCGCACGAATACTTTACTCGGCACGGCGACAACATGGTTTGCGACAAGACGATTTCTTTCACCACCGCCGCCCTGGGTGGATCGATCAGGGTTCCTACTCTGGAGTCTGAAGCCAATCTGAGAATCCCCGCCGGTACCCAGTCGGGCAAAGTCATGCGTCTGCGCGGAAAGGGAATTCCCCATTTGCATCGTGGCGGGCGAGGCGATCTGCTGGTCCGGATCACGGTGTGGGTGCCGACCAAACTGTCGGCTGAGGACAAACAGATTCTGGAGGGACTGGCCCGGTCCGAGTCGATGGCCCCGCCGGAGGGAAACAAGTCGTTCTTCGACAAACTTAGAGAGACGCTGGGCGTATGA
- a CDS encoding prepilin peptidase: MQFFPFILACVAGLVVGSFLNVVIYRVPRKIGFVAGSSRCPHCSQPLKWFHNIPLLSFLALRGKCANCKESISLRYPLVELLNSLFYLYCYWQFGLSLHSVALGFLASSLLLIFFIDLDFQIIPDSITIPGMIVGLGISFAPGGIGIVNALIGLVVGGGALYAIAVLGDWLFKKESMGGGDIKMAAMLGSFMGWQKILLVFISSAVIGVVVTLGLMLFSARLRRERLVPFGPFLSVAAVLALVAGDRIIEFYISNFLPTP; the protein is encoded by the coding sequence ATGCAGTTTTTCCCGTTCATTCTGGCCTGTGTAGCCGGACTTGTCGTTGGTTCATTCCTAAACGTGGTAATCTACCGAGTGCCGCGCAAGATCGGTTTTGTGGCCGGGAGTTCCCGATGTCCTCATTGTTCACAACCTCTGAAGTGGTTTCACAACATCCCACTGCTGAGCTTTCTTGCTCTACGAGGGAAGTGCGCCAACTGCAAAGAATCAATCTCTTTGAGATACCCGCTGGTAGAGCTGCTTAATTCACTGTTTTACCTGTACTGCTACTGGCAGTTCGGACTCAGCTTGCACTCGGTGGCTCTCGGTTTTTTGGCTTCCTCACTGTTGCTGATCTTTTTCATCGACCTGGATTTTCAGATCATTCCCGACAGTATCACGATCCCCGGGATGATTGTCGGCCTTGGTATCTCATTCGCCCCGGGCGGAATTGGAATTGTGAACGCCTTGATCGGACTGGTGGTCGGGGGTGGGGCCTTGTATGCCATTGCCGTTCTGGGTGACTGGCTGTTCAAAAAAGAATCGATGGGCGGCGGTGATATTAAGATGGCGGCCATGCTGGGATCATTTATGGGCTGGCAGAAAATCCTGTTGGTGTTTATAAGCTCGGCCGTCATCGGCGTTGTAGTGACCCTGGGCCTGATGCTTTTCTCGGCCCGGTTGCGCCGTGAACGGCTGGTACCGTTCGGACCTTTCCTGTCGGTCGCCGCTGTGTTGGCCCTGGTGGCCGGCGACCGCATTATCGAGTTCTACATTTCCAACTTTCTGCCCACGCCTTAG
- a CDS encoding 16S rRNA (uracil(1498)-N(3))-methyltransferase, producing the protein MDAPIFHASAEALAGDLIELSKVESHHAASVLRLKRGDLVLIVDGLGQASRGEIERIGRGRNVRVLVHTRHRNFGEPVVRLTLAAGLSVGSKQDTILQKATELGIKRFVPVLSERSRVKLQDPKRTLSRIKRLEKVALAAVKQCRRSYRPEIAEPVSFESFISTTDPATANLIFHQSDSATPLSAMLPDENVSRVTILVGPEAGFSEDEIAAAAAAGYRLVSLGRRVLRSENAAPVACALVMAQLGELS; encoded by the coding sequence ATGGACGCCCCGATCTTCCATGCGTCGGCCGAGGCGCTTGCCGGCGACCTGATAGAATTGTCCAAAGTGGAGAGCCATCACGCGGCATCGGTTTTACGTCTGAAGCGTGGGGACCTGGTTCTGATCGTCGATGGGTTGGGGCAGGCCAGCCGTGGGGAGATTGAAAGGATCGGGCGCGGCCGGAACGTTCGGGTGCTCGTGCATACGCGACACCGGAACTTCGGCGAGCCGGTCGTCCGTCTGACTCTGGCGGCCGGATTGTCGGTTGGCTCAAAACAGGACACCATATTACAGAAAGCCACCGAGCTTGGAATCAAACGATTCGTGCCCGTTTTGTCGGAACGGTCTCGCGTGAAACTTCAGGACCCCAAACGCACTCTGTCCAGGATAAAGCGGCTTGAAAAAGTTGCCCTGGCCGCAGTCAAACAGTGCCGTCGATCCTACCGCCCGGAAATCGCCGAGCCTGTCTCATTCGAGAGTTTCATAAGTACGACAGATCCTGCGACCGCAAACCTGATTTTCCACCAGTCAGATTCAGCCACCCCTCTTAGTGCGATGTTACCCGACGAAAACGTCTCCCGGGTGACAATATTGGTAGGACCTGAAGCCGGTTTTTCCGAGGATGAAATCGCAGCTGCCGCAGCGGCCGGCTACAGGCTGGTTTCCTTGGGCCGCCGTGTGCTCAGAAGTGAGAACGCAGCGCCGGTGGCGTGCGCTCTGGTGATGGCGCAGCTCGGAGAGTTGAGCTAA
- the grpE gene encoding nucleotide exchange factor GrpE yields the protein MADDDKVDEVKEVEVNFTENDRPDDEPQAVTDEPKEETDTAEQETAPELTEEERLTEQVAQLEDQLLRAAAEFDNYKKRTARRFEQIVQSGQDRILLELLEVIDNFDRALAPNGEQDDLDAHRKGMKLIYEQLNSLLGKHNVEPIEAVGKVFDPNLHEALMQTDSDEYPEGTVAVEVAKGYRQGDRVIRHSKVGVVGAAETQSSDDESDG from the coding sequence ATGGCAGACGACGACAAAGTCGATGAGGTCAAAGAAGTCGAGGTCAACTTCACCGAAAACGACAGGCCGGACGACGAACCTCAGGCAGTGACGGACGAACCGAAAGAGGAGACGGACACTGCCGAGCAGGAGACGGCGCCTGAGTTGACCGAGGAAGAACGGCTGACGGAACAGGTTGCTCAGCTTGAGGATCAACTCCTGCGCGCGGCGGCCGAGTTTGACAATTACAAAAAGCGGACAGCCCGCCGGTTTGAGCAGATTGTCCAGAGCGGGCAGGATAGAATCCTGTTGGAATTGCTTGAGGTGATCGACAATTTTGATCGCGCCCTGGCCCCCAATGGTGAACAAGATGATCTGGACGCCCATCGTAAGGGCATGAAGCTGATTTACGAGCAGTTGAATTCACTGCTTGGCAAGCACAACGTCGAACCGATTGAGGCAGTGGGCAAAGTGTTCGATCCCAACCTGCACGAAGCTCTGATGCAGACGGATAGCGATGAGTATCCGGAGGGAACGGTGGCCGTCGAAGTGGCCAAGGGTTATCGTCAAGGCGACAGAGTCATCCGCCACAGCAAAGTGGGCGTGGTGGGTGCGGCCGAAACGCAGAGTTCGGACGATGAGAGTGATGGGTAG